From the bacterium genome, the window GGCCCCCGACAGCCTGACCGACCAGACCTGGCCGTCCGAACTGGATATCAATTACAGCTCTTCCGTTTATCCGCCAAGTATTGTCTGCTTCAAGTTTGATTCGTACCAGTTTACGGGCGGCGCTCACGGTATGACTACAGTGACCACCCTCAATTTCAACCTCGCTACCCGAAACCTGCTTCTGCTTACCGATCTGTTCGAACGGCGGGCGAAAGTAGCGGAGAGCCTCTCCGTCTATTCCCGGGCGGAACTCCGCCAGACACTGGGGGAGATGTTGGTTGACGAGATGCTGGAGGTCGGCACGGAACCGGATCTGGCCAATTTCTCCCGGTTTATGCTCGCCCCCCGCGACCTGGTGATCTTTTTTGAACCATACGCTGTCGCCCCCTATGCCGCCGGCGAGCAGGTGGTCTCAATCCCCCTGGCGCGACTGGAAAAACTGCTGAAACCGGAATTCCGCCCAAAGGCTGAGGCGGTTTCTGACTCCACTCGATCACAAGGGTGACTCTAAAACCCGGAAATTACCAGCCGGGTAAACTCACTATGTCAAAGGGGACTCCACTCAACCGACCACACCCGGGTTCGCCTGCTTACCTGGCGATCCTGCTTTTTCTCTTAGCAGTCACTCTTCCGCTCACCACAATAGCTCAGTCCGGCGCCCGCGTCACTAAGATCGACTTTAGT encodes:
- a CDS encoding DUF3298 domain-containing protein, producing MRKPFLAGVLIILTLSCAKEKESAQLPPPEEETTSQAGDTLGLLPLEEPAAISDSTAAYRYSARFPRTGEPIVDTLIEQFVKTQIDSFVALAPDSLTDQTWPSELDINYSSSVYPPSIVCFKFDSYQFTGGAHGMTTVTTLNFNLATRNLLLLTDLFERRAKVAESLSVYSRAELRQTLGEMLVDEMLEVGTEPDLANFSRFMLAPRDLVIFFEPYAVAPYAAGEQVVSIPLARLEKLLKPEFRPKAEAVSDSTRSQG